The proteins below come from a single Halobacillus salinarum genomic window:
- a CDS encoding RNA polymerase factor sigma-54: MPPDVTIAEEQGNLYLSVPEFHLSLNHHYDHWKGGEAKEFLEACYKQASMLKRAVEHRQTTLIAIMEVLIAKQRRFFTDGPAVLKPLTIKEVSEELLIHESTVSRAVKDKMIQAPVGIVPLQRLFSSKLSTVDGPDVSSAEVKHLLFDYINKEDKRKPLSDHALAEMLKKTRGILISRRTVAKYRKLENIPSSSARRKHSQW, encoded by the coding sequence TTGCCGCCGGACGTTACAATTGCAGAAGAACAGGGAAACTTATATCTCTCCGTTCCAGAATTCCATTTGAGCTTGAACCACCATTATGACCACTGGAAAGGCGGGGAAGCGAAAGAATTTCTGGAAGCCTGTTACAAGCAGGCTTCCATGCTGAAGCGGGCGGTTGAACATCGCCAGACGACGCTGATCGCTATTATGGAAGTGCTCATAGCAAAGCAGCGCCGCTTTTTCACCGACGGCCCGGCTGTGTTAAAGCCTTTGACGATTAAAGAAGTAAGCGAAGAGCTGTTGATTCATGAATCAACGGTCAGCCGCGCCGTAAAGGATAAAATGATTCAAGCACCTGTCGGGATCGTTCCGTTGCAGCGCTTATTTTCCTCAAAGCTATCAACTGTAGATGGACCGGATGTATCCAGTGCAGAAGTAAAGCATCTCCTCTTCGATTATATAAATAAAGAAGACAAGCGAAAGCCTCTCTCCGACCACGCTCTTGCCGAAATGCTGAAAAAAACAAGGGGCATTTTAATTTCAAGAAGGACGGTGGCGAAATATCGCAAGCTGGAAAATATCCCTTCTTCTTCTGCCAGAAGAAAGCACTCCCAGTGGTAA
- a CDS encoding sigma-54-dependent Fis family transcriptional regulator, whose protein sequence is MIKTLLIAPYQGLAEIGKNYKRYDEELHIDIKIGNLEDGVSIAKAAEAEGYEMIISRGGTASLIEEQVNLPVVDIKISGYDMLRVFTLLKGMQGKAALVGFPNITRGASTICSILDMDVSTITIGSRTEVEKLVSDLKQDHYSVVIGDVVTVRQAEQIGLQGILITSGKEALMEAFEEAKRLYRLIQRVHSQASVYSEVIEGFPQPIAVIDTRDTVIVKNKSFRTEMDAEVLNTAGFETLMKKISTEQKSHWEKASLREESYHIYGYPLNDYLVGAVFQKELVQERAGLQIKSNLSYIPISGKSQVAKNLRENIKRYTELDSPLWIEGEQGTGRMMYACNLHFETYGHSSPLLSVDLAEVNVTEAAAIFSGKSKQLPSEGSVVFRNVQAMEQGSQSRFKKLASELAGTYKVFILSDAAMAVKVDKGEFDHELYYKVPQASIYLPPLRDRVEDVKELVQAFITENHMKYGYETIGIREDALKPLYEYDWPGNVDQLKQIAEKLMITSSKSYIESEDVGKVMKDLVEAPVQDYHNTIPLEGTLKDMEQQIIHKVMQQEGNNQSHVAKRLGMNRTTLWRKLNS, encoded by the coding sequence ATGATTAAGACCTTATTGATTGCTCCTTACCAGGGGCTGGCTGAAATTGGGAAAAATTATAAACGGTACGATGAAGAACTGCACATCGATATAAAAATCGGCAACCTCGAAGATGGCGTCAGCATAGCCAAGGCGGCTGAAGCAGAAGGGTATGAGATGATTATCAGCCGTGGAGGTACGGCTAGTTTAATTGAAGAGCAGGTAAACCTTCCTGTCGTTGATATTAAGATCAGCGGCTATGACATGCTGCGGGTTTTTACCTTATTGAAAGGCATGCAGGGCAAAGCTGCGCTAGTTGGTTTTCCTAATATTACAAGAGGAGCATCAACGATTTGCAGTATCCTTGATATGGACGTATCGACGATCACGATCGGCAGCCGGACGGAAGTAGAAAAGCTGGTGAGTGATTTGAAGCAGGATCATTACTCAGTGGTCATAGGAGACGTTGTAACCGTTCGCCAGGCCGAGCAGATCGGCCTGCAGGGAATATTAATTACGTCAGGAAAAGAAGCACTGATGGAAGCTTTTGAAGAAGCGAAACGACTGTACCGCTTAATCCAGCGTGTTCACTCGCAGGCTTCCGTTTATTCAGAAGTCATTGAAGGCTTTCCTCAGCCGATTGCTGTCATCGATACTAGGGATACGGTGATTGTGAAAAATAAATCCTTTCGTACAGAGATGGACGCTGAAGTTTTGAACACGGCGGGTTTTGAAACGCTTATGAAAAAAATCAGCACCGAACAAAAGAGTCATTGGGAAAAAGCTTCCTTAAGGGAAGAGAGTTACCACATATATGGGTACCCTTTAAACGATTATCTTGTAGGGGCTGTATTTCAAAAAGAACTGGTTCAAGAACGAGCGGGATTGCAAATCAAATCCAATCTCTCTTACATACCGATTTCCGGGAAGAGCCAGGTCGCAAAAAACTTAAGAGAAAATATAAAAAGATATACCGAGCTCGACTCTCCATTGTGGATTGAAGGAGAACAAGGGACGGGACGCATGATGTATGCGTGTAATCTGCACTTCGAAACCTACGGGCATTCCTCTCCTTTATTGTCGGTGGATTTAGCTGAGGTGAACGTAACAGAAGCAGCCGCAATTTTTTCAGGAAAAAGCAAGCAGCTTCCTTCTGAGGGCAGTGTCGTCTTTCGTAATGTTCAGGCGATGGAGCAGGGAAGTCAAAGCCGCTTCAAAAAGCTCGCATCTGAGCTTGCGGGCACGTACAAAGTGTTTATCCTTTCCGATGCAGCAATGGCTGTGAAAGTGGATAAGGGAGAGTTTGACCACGAGCTTTATTATAAAGTACCGCAGGCATCGATCTACCTGCCGCCTTTAAGGGACCGGGTTGAAGATGTTAAGGAATTGGTGCAGGCATTTATCACGGAAAACCACATGAAATATGGGTATGAAACGATCGGCATCAGGGAAGACGCCTTAAAGCCTTTATATGAATATGACTGGCCTGGAAATGTGGATCAGCTTAAGCAGATCGCAGAGAAATTGATGATTACCAGCAGCAAGTCCTATATCGAATCCGAAGATGTAGGAAAGGTGATGAAGGATCTTGTGGAAGCCCCTGTACAGGATTACCACAATACGATCCCTTTAGAAGGTACGTTAAAAGACATGGAGCAGCAGATCATTCATAAGGTGATGCAGCAGGAAGGAAATAACCAGTCCCATGTTGCAAAACGGCTCGGCATGAATCGAACGACATTATGGCGCAAGCTTAATTCATAA
- a CDS encoding 2-keto-3-deoxygluconate permease gives MKIKATLERIPGGMMVVPLLIAAIINTAAPDLLRIGNFTQSLFVDGAGTLIALFLLCTGAQINLRTVGVSLGKGATLLTVKWVVGAAFGLLAYLLAGSNGLWLGLAPIAIVAAMTNSNGGLYIAIVGQYGNKTDRAAYSLLALNDGPFFTMVALSIFGAMGFVDGLFSLASFISVLLPIIVGMVLGNLDEEMREFLDKGSSMLIPFFAFALGMGIDFGKIIEGGLSGILLGVATTLITGTAGYFVFKAFKWNPIAGAAEGSTAGNAVATPAAIAAANASFASVTELATVQVAASTVTTAILLPIYIGFLVKRLERKGVQLPDDYSSDSEHQVTA, from the coding sequence ATGAAAATTAAAGCAACGCTGGAAAGAATTCCTGGTGGAATGATGGTTGTCCCATTGTTAATCGCCGCTATTATTAATACGGCTGCTCCGGATTTACTACGGATCGGCAACTTTACGCAATCTTTATTCGTCGATGGAGCAGGTACGCTTATCGCTTTGTTCCTGTTGTGTACAGGAGCACAAATCAATCTTCGTACGGTAGGAGTGAGTTTAGGAAAAGGAGCTACCTTACTCACAGTCAAGTGGGTCGTGGGGGCAGCGTTTGGTTTGCTTGCTTACTTGCTGGCAGGATCGAATGGTCTGTGGCTTGGCCTTGCGCCGATTGCCATTGTCGCTGCCATGACTAATAGTAATGGCGGGCTCTACATTGCGATTGTCGGCCAGTATGGCAACAAAACCGATCGCGCCGCTTATTCATTGCTTGCCTTAAATGACGGTCCTTTCTTTACGATGGTAGCATTATCCATTTTTGGAGCGATGGGCTTTGTTGATGGTCTGTTCTCCTTGGCGTCATTTATCTCCGTGCTGCTTCCGATTATCGTTGGAATGGTGCTCGGGAACCTTGATGAAGAAATGAGGGAATTCCTTGATAAAGGAAGTTCCATGCTGATCCCGTTTTTCGCGTTTGCGTTAGGAATGGGCATTGATTTTGGGAAAATCATTGAAGGCGGATTATCCGGAATTCTGCTTGGAGTGGCGACAACGCTGATTACGGGTACTGCTGGTTATTTCGTATTTAAAGCATTTAAATGGAATCCGATTGCCGGAGCTGCGGAAGGTTCAACCGCAGGAAATGCTGTGGCGACCCCTGCCGCTATTGCCGCTGCCAACGCCAGCTTTGCCAGTGTGACGGAACTGGCTACGGTCCAAGTCGCTGCCTCTACAGTAACGACAGCGATTCTGCTCCCGATTTATATCGGCTTCTTAGTGAAGAGACTCGAACGTAAAGGGGTGCAGTTGCCGGACGATTATTCAAGCGACTCTGAACACCAGGTGACAGCTTAG
- a CDS encoding four-carbon acid sugar kinase family protein, whose protein sequence is MSYRFGMIADDLTGANDSGVQLKEKGLATSVFFELPDSRMELGESIVIDTDSRALDLQEAMEATKSAARFLIEKGYPHIYKKMDSTLRGYVGEELESIREVYAPEFVVVAPAFPPYGRTTKDGVHYLHGQPVSGTELAYDPKHPVKEAHLPSLIEASTGKQTALLTADVLHKSEDDWMYYINQLKDRETPYLICDAESMEDLRKIAERISRISNKVIWAGSAGLAEVLPEVLGIETQENNHLEEVVPGGPVLTVCGSLSQTTQEQVLYAAEQTGVHPVIVDTEQMLKDSWNEYAEVYCRAAVEAFQAGRDVVLYVPSTLEIREKVARLAEEKQLNTLQIGKRISHELGKLTDRILTSYPALSSLVLTGGDTAKDVARSLGAKGIQLYRQLEAGIPLGELLGSKRKVHVVTKAGAFGTDASIYRAMINLKGENQDEQQTNHRYHYG, encoded by the coding sequence ATGAGTTATCGTTTTGGAATGATCGCCGATGATTTAACTGGTGCTAACGACAGCGGCGTTCAATTGAAAGAAAAGGGACTCGCCACCTCTGTATTTTTCGAGCTCCCTGACTCCCGTATGGAGCTTGGCGAATCGATTGTGATCGATACAGACTCCCGGGCCTTAGACCTTCAAGAAGCAATGGAAGCAACAAAGTCTGCGGCCCGGTTTTTAATAGAGAAGGGCTACCCGCACATTTATAAAAAAATGGATTCCACACTCCGCGGGTATGTGGGAGAGGAATTAGAATCCATCCGAGAGGTATATGCCCCGGAATTTGTCGTGGTAGCCCCTGCCTTTCCGCCATATGGCCGTACGACGAAGGACGGCGTCCACTATTTACACGGACAGCCGGTATCCGGTACGGAACTTGCTTATGATCCTAAGCATCCAGTGAAGGAGGCTCATCTGCCATCCTTAATCGAGGCATCTACTGGGAAGCAAACCGCTTTACTTACAGCAGATGTTCTCCATAAAAGTGAAGACGACTGGATGTATTATATAAATCAATTAAAAGATAGAGAGACACCGTACCTCATTTGTGATGCTGAGAGTATGGAAGATTTGCGTAAGATAGCAGAGAGAATAAGTAGAATTAGTAACAAAGTGATTTGGGCAGGATCAGCAGGATTAGCTGAAGTCCTTCCTGAGGTGCTTGGGATTGAAACACAGGAAAACAATCACTTAGAAGAAGTCGTGCCGGGTGGACCGGTACTCACTGTATGCGGCAGCCTGTCACAAACTACACAGGAGCAAGTGCTCTATGCTGCAGAACAGACTGGCGTCCATCCTGTCATTGTGGATACAGAACAAATGCTGAAAGATTCATGGAATGAATATGCAGAAGTCTATTGCCGGGCCGCTGTTGAGGCCTTTCAAGCTGGGCGGGATGTTGTCCTTTACGTCCCTTCCACGTTAGAAATTAGAGAGAAAGTTGCCCGGCTGGCTGAGGAGAAGCAGCTGAACACCTTGCAAATTGGAAAACGAATTTCACATGAGCTTGGAAAGCTGACAGATCGCATTCTTACTAGTTACCCAGCTTTAAGCTCCCTCGTATTAACCGGCGGGGACACAGCTAAGGATGTAGCGAGAAGCCTGGGGGCTAAAGGCATTCAGTTATACCGCCAGCTGGAAGCGGGCATTCCCCTCGGTGAGCTTTTAGGCAGCAAACGTAAAGTGCATGTGGTTACGAAAGCGGGAGCTTTTGGAACAGATGCTTCCATTTACCGGGCAATGATCAATCTGAAAGGGGAAAATCAGGATGAACAACAAACCAATCATCGGTATCACTATGGGTGA
- the pdxA gene encoding 4-hydroxythreonine-4-phosphate dehydrogenase PdxA, with product MNNKPIIGITMGDGAGVGPEIIVKSLASEEIRQQAIPLVIGDQKRLEQARDILGADLTFRTADKETSFAQELEDNTVYCLDLNLLSEDLPFGEVAAEAGHAAFEYLKTAIELANAGKIDAICTAPLNKEALHKGGHLYPGHTEILAELTDTQNFSMMLSSPKLKVIHVTTHIGLKDAIDRIEPERVYDVIKMAHQTLSQSGVKDPKIAVCGINPHAGENGLFGYGEEEEKVIPGVERAQSEGINVQGPLPADTLFFRAVRGDFDIVVAMYHDQGHGPIKVLGLDAGVNITVGLPIIRTSVDHGTAFDIAGKGAADEKSMLEALRQAIELAPQRIQ from the coding sequence ATGAACAACAAACCAATCATCGGTATCACTATGGGTGACGGAGCAGGGGTCGGTCCTGAGATTATCGTCAAGAGCCTTGCTTCGGAAGAAATAAGACAGCAAGCCATCCCGCTCGTGATCGGAGATCAGAAGCGGCTGGAGCAAGCCCGGGACATCCTCGGCGCTGATTTGACCTTCCGTACGGCTGATAAAGAGACTTCCTTTGCTCAGGAGCTTGAAGACAATACCGTGTACTGTCTCGATTTGAACCTGCTTTCTGAGGATCTTCCGTTCGGGGAGGTCGCTGCAGAAGCGGGGCATGCAGCCTTTGAATATTTGAAAACAGCGATTGAACTCGCCAATGCTGGTAAAATCGATGCCATCTGCACGGCGCCGCTCAACAAAGAAGCGCTCCACAAGGGAGGGCACTTATACCCGGGCCATACAGAAATTTTAGCAGAACTCACGGATACGCAGAACTTCTCTATGATGCTGTCTTCTCCGAAACTGAAAGTCATTCACGTCACGACCCATATTGGTCTCAAGGATGCGATCGACCGAATCGAACCGGAGCGGGTGTACGACGTCATTAAAATGGCGCATCAGACGCTCAGTCAATCAGGAGTGAAAGATCCGAAAATTGCTGTGTGCGGGATTAATCCTCACGCGGGAGAAAATGGATTGTTCGGGTACGGAGAAGAAGAAGAGAAGGTTATTCCTGGTGTAGAACGGGCCCAGTCAGAAGGAATCAACGTCCAGGGGCCGCTGCCAGCGGATACGTTGTTTTTCCGTGCCGTAAGAGGAGATTTTGATATCGTGGTGGCGATGTACCACGATCAGGGACACGGCCCGATTAAAGTCCTCGGCCTTGATGCAGGGGTCAACATTACCGTCGGTCTGCCGATTATTCGTACAAGCGTAGACCATGGAACCGCCTTTGATATCGCTGGAAAAGGTGCGGCCGATGAAAAAAGCATGCTCGAAGCTCTTCGACAGGCCATCGAATTAGCTCCTCAACGAATTCAATAG
- a CDS encoding sugar phosphate isomerase/epimerase family protein encodes MNKVIVPLNAFADQDVYNKGQAAFIAPIFNGGAYGVEIRRELIKNLNTELAVLKDRLKDYGLFVVYSAPAGLWCENGELNSEELELICQEASGLGASLLKVSLGNYQASRSPFDSLRELIDRWSPQLEILIENDQTDYGGRLEVLKDFFTTASNEGVSIEMTFDVGNWKFVNEEMDEALQALGHRVRYLHLKYVTERHGELVTLPLLEDEEEQWKQAAGQFSAEILKALEFPVQDEKDVAAYVEMVGRAGLESEDGVWKN; translated from the coding sequence ATGAATAAAGTGATCGTCCCCTTAAACGCCTTCGCCGATCAGGATGTGTATAACAAGGGGCAGGCAGCCTTTATTGCTCCGATTTTCAACGGCGGAGCGTACGGGGTGGAAATACGAAGAGAGCTTATTAAAAATCTGAACACAGAGCTCGCCGTACTTAAAGACAGGCTGAAGGATTATGGCTTGTTTGTCGTGTACTCGGCTCCGGCCGGGCTCTGGTGCGAAAATGGGGAATTGAACTCCGAAGAACTGGAGCTCATCTGCCAGGAAGCTTCCGGTCTCGGGGCCAGCCTGCTTAAGGTCTCTCTAGGAAACTATCAAGCTTCCCGTTCGCCTTTCGATTCGTTGCGGGAGTTGATCGATCGGTGGTCGCCTCAACTTGAGATTCTTATAGAGAATGACCAAACGGACTATGGCGGCCGTCTTGAAGTGTTGAAGGACTTTTTTACAACCGCTTCCAACGAAGGGGTCTCGATAGAGATGACGTTTGATGTTGGAAACTGGAAGTTTGTCAATGAAGAGATGGATGAGGCTCTACAGGCGCTGGGTCACCGGGTGCGTTATCTGCACCTTAAATACGTAACAGAAAGACATGGAGAACTCGTCACGCTTCCGCTGCTTGAAGATGAAGAGGAGCAATGGAAGCAGGCCGCCGGTCAGTTTTCAGCGGAGATTCTGAAAGCGCTTGAATTTCCGGTTCAGGATGAAAAAGACGTAGCGGCTTATGTAGAGATGGTAGGAAGAGCTGGATTAGAAAGCGAGGATGGAGTATGGAAAAATTAG
- a CDS encoding sugar kinase has product MEKLDVVTFGEAMAMFYAEETGPLHRVSRFIRELAGAETNFAIGMAKLGFRSGWVSKVGNDAFGKFVMERLQEEGVNVEHVLASSEHPTGFQLKSKVFEGDPEVQYFRKGSAASRLKTEDFNEGYFKKADHLHMTGIPLAVSSSVRAFAEHTLDFMKKEGKTVSFDPNLRPSLWNTEQEMTAVTNEAAAKADVLLPGIEEGQVLTGCSTPEEIAAFYIDLGVQLVVVKLGEEGAYYQTKTDRGYVQGIKVAHVVDTVGAGDGFAVGLVSGLLEQREIKDAVFRGNAIGALAVQSPGDNDGYPDKNSLEDFMNTHLKGAK; this is encoded by the coding sequence ATGGAAAAATTAGATGTCGTAACGTTTGGTGAAGCAATGGCTATGTTTTATGCAGAAGAAACCGGCCCCCTTCACAGAGTCAGCCGGTTTATCCGCGAATTAGCGGGAGCCGAAACCAATTTTGCGATTGGTATGGCTAAGCTTGGTTTTCGATCAGGATGGGTGAGTAAAGTCGGCAATGATGCCTTTGGAAAATTTGTCATGGAACGGCTGCAGGAAGAAGGGGTCAACGTTGAACACGTCCTTGCCTCTTCCGAGCATCCTACCGGCTTTCAGCTTAAATCCAAAGTCTTTGAAGGCGATCCCGAGGTTCAATACTTTCGGAAAGGATCAGCGGCCAGCCGTTTAAAAACAGAAGATTTTAACGAAGGATATTTTAAGAAAGCAGATCACCTTCATATGACAGGGATTCCGCTCGCGGTCTCGTCATCGGTTCGAGCATTTGCAGAACATACGCTTGATTTTATGAAGAAGGAAGGAAAAACTGTTTCTTTTGATCCGAATTTACGTCCTTCCCTATGGAACACCGAGCAGGAAATGACAGCTGTCACCAACGAAGCTGCTGCTAAAGCAGACGTTTTGCTGCCCGGGATTGAGGAAGGTCAGGTACTTACCGGCTGTTCCACTCCGGAAGAAATCGCCGCTTTTTATATTGACCTTGGGGTTCAGCTCGTCGTCGTTAAACTCGGCGAAGAAGGTGCTTACTATCAAACTAAGACAGATCGCGGTTACGTGCAGGGCATCAAAGTGGCTCACGTCGTGGATACCGTTGGCGCAGGAGACGGCTTTGCCGTAGGACTTGTCAGCGGGCTGCTGGAACAAAGAGAGATTAAGGATGCCGTGTTCAGAGGAAATGCGATTGGGGCTCTAGCTGTCCAGTCCCCGGGGGATAACGATGGCTATCCTGATAAAAATAGTCTCGAAGATTTTATGAATACTCACTTAAAAGGAGCGAAGTAA
- a CDS encoding MFS transporter, with translation MKQTLAKQRWIRLIPIAFITYSLAYLDRANYGFGAAAGLAKDLHITPGISSLLGSLFFLGYFFFQIPGAHYAENKSAKVLIFWSLILWGILASLTGMISNVNFLFAIRFLLGVVESAVMPAMLVFLSHWFTKEERSRANTFLILGNPATVLWMSIVSGYLLHSFGWRWMFILEGVPAIIWAFIWWKLVNDEPKDAKWLSNGEKVSLQEALDKEQQGIKPVKNYREAFKNKTVVLLSLQYALWSIGVYGFVMWLPSIIKAAPNMDIVSTGWLSAVPYVLAVILMLTGSYFSDKMLRRSIFVWPFLLVGAVAFYCSYLLGTSNFWLSFVLLIIAGGAMYAPYGPFFAIIPELLPRNVAGGAMALINSMGALGSFVGSYLVGYLNGLTGGFGASYIFMSGSLLASAILTIWAASAGEKRKKSPAEQVNLKSKTV, from the coding sequence ATGAAACAAACTCTAGCAAAACAGCGCTGGATTCGGTTGATTCCTATTGCTTTTATTACGTACAGTCTTGCTTACCTTGACCGGGCCAACTACGGGTTCGGTGCCGCTGCAGGTCTAGCTAAGGATCTGCACATTACACCGGGAATCTCCTCCTTATTAGGATCCCTGTTCTTCCTTGGGTATTTCTTTTTTCAAATACCCGGGGCGCACTATGCGGAAAATAAAAGTGCAAAAGTCCTGATTTTCTGGTCTTTAATCCTCTGGGGAATTCTGGCCAGCTTAACCGGAATGATTTCGAATGTAAATTTCTTATTTGCGATCAGATTCTTACTTGGCGTTGTTGAAAGCGCTGTTATGCCGGCGATGCTTGTGTTCTTAAGTCACTGGTTTACAAAAGAGGAGCGGTCGCGTGCCAATACGTTCCTCATTCTCGGTAACCCGGCAACGGTGCTTTGGATGTCGATCGTATCTGGTTATCTGCTGCACTCCTTCGGCTGGAGATGGATGTTTATTTTAGAAGGTGTGCCCGCGATCATCTGGGCCTTTATTTGGTGGAAACTTGTGAATGATGAACCGAAAGATGCCAAATGGTTATCTAATGGGGAGAAGGTCTCCCTTCAGGAAGCATTGGATAAAGAGCAGCAGGGAATTAAACCTGTCAAAAACTATCGAGAAGCGTTTAAGAATAAAACCGTTGTGCTGTTAAGTCTGCAATATGCCTTATGGAGTATTGGTGTGTATGGCTTTGTTATGTGGCTGCCGTCTATTATTAAAGCCGCTCCGAATATGGACATCGTTTCTACAGGCTGGCTGTCTGCCGTGCCGTACGTATTAGCCGTCATTCTTATGCTTACAGGCTCTTATTTTTCTGACAAAATGCTAAGGCGCAGCATCTTTGTCTGGCCGTTTCTATTAGTCGGTGCCGTTGCATTCTACTGCTCCTATTTACTAGGAACAAGCAACTTCTGGCTGTCGTTTGTCTTGTTAATCATTGCCGGCGGTGCGATGTATGCTCCGTACGGACCATTTTTCGCGATTATCCCAGAGCTACTGCCTCGAAACGTGGCTGGTGGTGCGATGGCTTTAATCAATAGTATGGGAGCGCTTGGTTCTTTCGTTGGCTCCTATTTGGTCGGTTATTTAAACGGACTGACAGGCGGATTTGGAGCTTCGTATATTTTCATGTCCGGTTCACTTTTAGCTTCAGCAATCTTGACGATCTGGGCGGCTAGTGCTGGAGAAAAACGCAAGAAATCCCCGGCAGAACAAGTGAATTTAAAAAGCAAAACAGTCTAA
- a CDS encoding LacI family DNA-binding transcriptional regulator, whose protein sequence is MERVTMADVAKEAGVSKSTVSQFLNKRYEYMGEETRRKIQQAITELGYQPNYLARSLKQKRTSMIGIIVANIKHRFSTEVSHAIEEYCYDADIQAIVCNADDDPVKEKKYIEMLMAKQVDGLIIFPTGKNIELYDSMIHAKYPVVFMDRKAGDINLPRIVSNNIESAYQAVEHFVKQGHTRISIVTQSLTITPRAERVEGYKRCLEDYQIDWNEDYVINNPISDLQEELEKMFSSNHPPTALLAGNDRVFLELLKFTKRKEMTIPDDFSLIVFDNIQYAAVSTPAVSTISQPAAEMGRKAAELLLKQIQKEPVEAKEHVYPCELVIRET, encoded by the coding sequence ATGGAAAGAGTGACGATGGCAGACGTTGCGAAGGAAGCAGGTGTTTCCAAAAGCACGGTCTCCCAGTTTTTGAACAAACGCTATGAATATATGGGCGAAGAAACAAGAAGAAAAATTCAGCAAGCTATCACCGAGCTTGGTTACCAGCCCAATTATTTAGCACGCAGCTTAAAACAGAAAAGAACGTCGATGATCGGGATTATTGTCGCCAACATCAAGCACCGTTTTTCAACGGAAGTCAGTCATGCGATTGAAGAGTACTGCTATGATGCAGATATCCAGGCGATCGTATGCAATGCCGATGATGATCCGGTGAAGGAAAAGAAGTATATCGAAATGCTGATGGCTAAACAAGTCGATGGGTTGATCATTTTTCCAACCGGGAAAAATATAGAGCTTTACGACAGTATGATTCATGCTAAATATCCGGTCGTGTTTATGGACCGGAAAGCAGGCGATATCAATCTTCCGAGGATTGTCTCGAATAACATTGAGAGTGCGTATCAAGCAGTGGAACACTTCGTGAAACAGGGACATACACGCATTTCCATCGTTACCCAATCGTTAACGATTACACCGAGAGCGGAACGGGTGGAAGGCTACAAAAGGTGTCTTGAAGATTATCAGATCGACTGGAATGAGGATTACGTCATTAATAACCCGATCAGCGATCTGCAGGAAGAGCTTGAAAAAATGTTTTCCTCCAATCATCCGCCTACGGCTTTGCTGGCGGGGAACGACCGAGTGTTTCTTGAGCTTCTGAAGTTTACGAAGCGAAAAGAGATGACCATCCCGGACGATTTTTCCTTGATCGTATTTGATAATATTCAGTACGCAGCGGTCTCCACCCCTGCGGTCTCTACCATTTCACAGCCTGCTGCGGAAATGGGGAGAAAAGCAGCGGAATTGTTGCTGAAGCAGATCCAAAAAGAACCGGTGGAAGCAAAGGAACATGTTTATCCTTGTGAGTTAGTCATTCGGGAGACGTAA
- the hxlA gene encoding 3-hexulose-6-phosphate synthase — MNIQLALDRLTIEEAVSIAGEVEGDVDWIEVGTSLIKEFGMDSVKRMKARFPNKTILADMKTIDNAKYEAELCFEAGADVMTVMGAASPATIEACLETAGKYKREVMIDLLHLSDSQKEKLLPFETAIFCEHVSKDEQEMGGQKNELARSMFQGLRMAVAGGITEASFNKLQMLRPEVVIIGSAITKAADRKAAASRLKQLSKQEEVK, encoded by the coding sequence ATGAACATTCAACTGGCGCTGGACCGGCTGACCATTGAAGAAGCTGTATCCATTGCGGGAGAAGTAGAAGGCGATGTCGATTGGATTGAAGTGGGCACTTCATTGATCAAAGAATTTGGTATGGATAGTGTGAAAAGGATGAAAGCCCGTTTTCCCAACAAAACGATCCTTGCCGATATGAAAACGATTGATAACGCCAAATATGAAGCAGAACTTTGTTTCGAGGCAGGAGCGGATGTCATGACTGTTATGGGAGCAGCGTCTCCCGCTACCATTGAAGCCTGTCTGGAAACAGCAGGGAAATATAAGCGAGAAGTCATGATTGATTTATTACATCTGTCTGACAGTCAAAAAGAAAAGCTGCTTCCGTTTGAAACGGCGATCTTTTGTGAGCATGTTAGTAAAGATGAACAGGAAATGGGCGGCCAAAAGAATGAATTGGCCCGTTCGATGTTCCAGGGGCTGAGAATGGCGGTCGCCGGAGGAATTACGGAAGCTTCCTTTAATAAGCTGCAAATGCTGCGTCCGGAGGTTGTTATAATTGGCTCAGCGATCACGAAAGCAGCCGACCGCAAGGCAGCTGCATCCCGGCTGAAGCAATTAAGCAAACAGGAGGAGGTCAAATAA